One stretch of Vibrio kanaloae DNA includes these proteins:
- the lldD gene encoding FMN-dependent L-lactate dehydrogenase LldD produces the protein MIISASTDYRAAAKAKLPPFLFHYIDGGSYGEHTLRRNTADLAEIALKQRVLNDMSELNLETELFGEKLAMPIALAPVGLTGMYARRGEVQAAKAADNKGIPFTMSTVSVCPIEEVAPKIERPMWFQLYVLKDRGFMKNVLERAKAAGVTTLVFTVDMPVPGARYRDMHSGMSGPNAAMRRVFQSMRHPSWAVDVGLLGKPHDLGNISTYRGSPTKLEDYIGWLGDNFDPSISWKDLEWIRDFWDGPMVIKGILDEEDAKDAVRFGADGIVVSNHGGRQLDGVLSSAKALPAIADAVKGDTKILVDSGIRTGLDVVRMMAMGADCTLLGRSFVYALAAQGQAGVENLLDLYDKEMRVAMTLTGAKTIKDLTRDSLVGLD, from the coding sequence ATGATCATATCCGCATCGACTGATTACCGCGCCGCAGCAAAAGCGAAACTGCCTCCGTTTCTTTTCCACTACATTGATGGCGGCTCTTACGGAGAGCATACCCTACGCCGTAACACGGCTGACCTTGCTGAGATTGCGCTCAAGCAGCGTGTCCTCAATGACATGTCGGAACTAAATTTAGAAACCGAGTTGTTTGGTGAAAAGCTAGCGATGCCGATTGCCTTAGCGCCGGTTGGCCTAACGGGCATGTACGCACGACGTGGTGAAGTACAAGCAGCAAAAGCCGCCGATAACAAAGGCATTCCTTTTACGATGTCGACCGTGTCGGTGTGCCCGATTGAAGAAGTGGCACCTAAGATTGAACGCCCAATGTGGTTTCAACTTTACGTGCTAAAAGACCGTGGCTTCATGAAGAACGTTCTTGAACGCGCAAAAGCAGCAGGCGTAACCACACTAGTCTTCACGGTTGATATGCCCGTACCGGGTGCTCGCTACCGTGACATGCACTCAGGAATGAGCGGCCCAAATGCAGCGATGCGTCGTGTATTTCAATCGATGCGTCATCCTAGTTGGGCTGTTGATGTTGGTTTGTTGGGTAAACCACACGATCTTGGCAATATCTCTACTTACCGCGGTTCTCCAACCAAACTTGAAGACTACATCGGTTGGTTGGGTGACAACTTCGACCCGTCGATTTCATGGAAAGACCTAGAGTGGATCCGTGATTTCTGGGATGGCCCAATGGTCATTAAAGGCATTCTTGATGAAGAAGATGCAAAAGATGCCGTGAGATTTGGCGCAGACGGCATTGTGGTTTCAAACCACGGTGGTCGTCAGCTTGATGGTGTTCTATCGAGTGCCAAAGCCTTGCCTGCAATTGCAGATGCAGTAAAAGGGGACACTAAGATTCTGGTCGACTCTGGCATTCGTACTGGCTTAGATGTGGTTCGTATGATGGCGATGGGCGCAGACTGCACCTTGCTTGGTCGCTCTTTCGTCTACGCGTTAGCAGCGCAAGGACAAGCAGGTGTTGAGAACCTACTCGACCTTTACGACAAAGAGATGCGCGTTGCGATGACTCTAACTGGCGCCAAGACAATCAAAGACTTAACCCGTGATTCTCTGGTGGGGCTAGATTAA
- a CDS encoding FAD-binding and (Fe-S)-binding domain-containing protein → METNTSHERVVDAQAYQQLESILAQKIETERIVTQEAKRLAYGTDASFYRLVPKMVLRLKNLDEVIFTIQSCREHGIHFTFRAAGTSLSGQAVSDSVLITLTDDWRGHEIVDNGNQIILQPGVIGADANKYLAPFQRKIGPDPASINTCKIGGIAANNASGMCCGTAQNSYRTVESMKIVLSDGSLLDTADSASVEAFKQSHKALFEGIVDLHRQTSSNQELADRIRHKYRLKNTTGYALNALVDYHDPIEIIKHLMIGSEGTLGFIAEITYNTVIEHPNKASALLVFADIEQASKAVTTLSKTPVAAVELMDGRALRSVADKPGMPAFMSSLNLEAAAILVESHASSQPDLDLQCKSILDALADYTIVESVPFTSDPKTVTTLWGIRKGMFPAVGAVREVGTTVIIEDVAFPVENLATGIRELQELFDKYDYSEAIIFGHALEGNLHFVFTQGFDSQEEIDRYGGFMDDVAELVAVKYQGSLKAEHGTGRNMAPYVELEWGKDGYALMQQIKALFDPERLLNPGVIINDNPNSHITNLKPMPAADDLVDRCIECGFCEPVCPSRTLTLSPRQRIVLYRELQRRRAEGEEIEASELEKTFEYQGIDTCAATGLCAERCPVGINTGDLIKKLRIAKYEKFTPIAKWTADHFSTTTKLTKAGLKTNQVASKVLGANTVGKLTNGLRSMTKGATPVWMPEMPQSNSHSLVSSPVTAESSSNHKKVVYLPSCASRTMGQQSDAGDQRPLTEVTMSLLNKAGFEVILPKKLDDQCCGMPYDSKGMTDLAQSKAQQLEEVLWQASRQGEYPVLMDTSPCAKRSIEQFTKPLEVLEPTGFVNQYLLEHLTLEPLQETVMLHVTCSSRRMGLEGAMLSLAKACTEEVIVPEHIQCCGWAGDKGFTTPELNEAAVHPLKEQVPSNCTRGFSNSRTCEIGLSHHSGIPYQSILYLVDEVAQ, encoded by the coding sequence ATGGAGACAAACACATCCCATGAGCGAGTAGTAGACGCACAAGCTTATCAGCAGCTTGAATCGATACTGGCTCAAAAAATAGAAACAGAACGCATTGTCACTCAAGAGGCAAAGCGATTGGCTTACGGCACCGATGCGAGTTTTTATCGCTTGGTGCCGAAAATGGTTCTAAGGCTTAAGAACTTAGACGAAGTGATATTCACCATTCAAAGCTGTCGTGAACACGGTATCCATTTTACTTTCCGTGCAGCAGGCACCAGTCTTTCAGGACAAGCCGTTTCAGACTCTGTACTCATCACACTGACCGACGACTGGCGCGGCCACGAAATCGTAGACAACGGCAATCAGATCATTCTTCAGCCCGGTGTGATTGGCGCAGATGCCAACAAATACCTTGCCCCTTTCCAACGTAAAATCGGCCCAGATCCAGCTTCAATCAATACTTGTAAAATCGGTGGTATAGCGGCGAATAACGCCAGTGGCATGTGTTGTGGTACTGCGCAAAACTCTTATCGCACCGTCGAGAGCATGAAAATCGTATTGAGTGATGGTTCCCTACTTGATACCGCAGACAGTGCTAGCGTCGAGGCGTTCAAGCAATCACACAAAGCGCTATTTGAAGGCATTGTTGATTTACACAGACAGACTAGCTCGAATCAAGAACTGGCAGACAGAATCCGCCATAAATACCGCCTTAAAAACACTACAGGCTATGCACTCAATGCCTTGGTCGATTACCACGATCCAATTGAGATCATCAAACACTTGATGATTGGCTCTGAAGGCACGCTAGGCTTCATCGCAGAGATCACCTACAACACGGTTATCGAACACCCAAACAAAGCTTCGGCTCTGTTGGTGTTTGCCGACATAGAACAAGCAAGTAAAGCCGTTACTACACTATCAAAAACGCCGGTTGCTGCGGTGGAATTGATGGATGGCAGAGCACTACGTTCAGTCGCGGATAAGCCGGGTATGCCTGCCTTTATGTCGAGCCTAAACTTAGAAGCTGCGGCTATTTTGGTTGAATCACACGCCAGCTCCCAGCCGGACTTAGATTTACAATGTAAATCAATTTTGGATGCATTAGCTGATTACACGATTGTTGAATCTGTCCCTTTCACTTCCGATCCAAAGACAGTCACAACCCTATGGGGCATTCGAAAAGGCATGTTCCCTGCCGTTGGCGCGGTTCGTGAAGTCGGTACGACCGTTATCATTGAAGATGTGGCTTTCCCTGTCGAAAACCTCGCTACTGGTATTCGAGAGCTGCAAGAGTTGTTCGACAAATACGACTACAGCGAAGCGATCATTTTCGGCCATGCCCTCGAAGGCAACCTGCATTTTGTGTTTACTCAAGGCTTTGATAGCCAAGAAGAGATCGACCGTTACGGCGGATTCATGGATGACGTTGCCGAGCTAGTCGCTGTGAAATACCAAGGTTCTTTGAAAGCGGAACACGGCACTGGCCGCAACATGGCGCCTTATGTGGAATTGGAATGGGGCAAAGACGGCTACGCCTTGATGCAACAGATCAAAGCACTGTTCGATCCAGAAAGGCTGCTCAACCCCGGCGTTATCATCAACGACAACCCGAATTCACACATCACCAATTTGAAGCCAATGCCTGCGGCAGATGACCTTGTCGACCGCTGTATTGAGTGTGGCTTCTGTGAGCCTGTTTGTCCGTCTCGTACCTTAACCCTATCGCCTCGCCAACGTATCGTGCTGTACCGCGAGTTACAACGCCGCCGTGCTGAAGGTGAAGAGATAGAAGCAAGCGAACTAGAAAAAACCTTTGAATATCAAGGCATTGATACCTGCGCCGCAACCGGCCTGTGTGCCGAGCGTTGCCCAGTGGGAATCAACACCGGTGATTTGATTAAGAAGCTTCGTATTGCCAAGTATGAGAAATTTACGCCAATCGCTAAGTGGACAGCGGATCACTTCTCGACCACCACCAAGCTGACTAAGGCTGGCCTCAAAACCAACCAAGTGGCGAGCAAAGTGTTAGGCGCAAATACCGTCGGTAAGCTAACCAATGGCTTGCGCTCGATGACTAAAGGCGCGACACCGGTTTGGATGCCAGAGATGCCGCAATCCAATAGCCACTCGCTAGTCTCATCCCCAGTGACGGCAGAATCCTCAAGCAATCATAAGAAGGTGGTTTACCTCCCTTCCTGTGCAAGTCGCACCATGGGACAACAAAGCGATGCGGGCGACCAACGTCCTCTAACGGAAGTGACCATGTCTTTGCTTAACAAAGCCGGATTTGAGGTGATTCTTCCGAAGAAGCTAGACGACCAATGTTGTGGCATGCCTTACGACAGCAAAGGGATGACCGATTTAGCCCAATCTAAAGCTCAACAGCTCGAAGAAGTGTTGTGGCAAGCGAGTCGTCAGGGTGAATACCCAGTATTAATGGATACCAGCCCATGTGCTAAACGCAGTATTGAGCAATTCACCAAGCCATTAGAAGTACTAGAGCCGACAGGGTTTGTGAACCAATACCTGCTTGAGCACCTGACACTTGAGCCGTTGCAAGAAACCGTGATGCTGCATGTAACTTGTAGCTCTCGTCGAATGGGTTTGGAAGGCGCGATGTTGAGCCTTGCTAAAGCCTGTACCGAAGAGGTCATCGTTCCTGAACATATTCAATGCTGTGGTTGGGCAGGTGATAAAGGCTTTACCACACCAGAGCTAAATGAGGCGGCAGTACATCCACTCAAAGAACAAGTGCCGAGCAACTGCACTCGTGGATTCAGCAACAGCCGAACCTGTGAGATCGGTTTGTCACATCACAGTGGCATTCCGTATCAATCAATCTTGTACTTGGTTGACGAAGTGGCGCAATAG
- a CDS encoding ABC transporter permease subunit → MLSAETLRRTLFILTPWISRIASLIVVVILVGLMPDIAGIDPSQSILRARAGQQHLLTPEALAAVRADLQLDRSAIERLIDWVGSAFSGDLGKSWIDGSSVALGIQKTASTSLFLMSSALVMTFVLCGAGLLATLRSWKKGKLGQSYSSLSTVLISLPEYVAASVLILVFSIWLGWLPPYGWQGWQDIWLPSLALALPASGLFSRLLRDSLQRVLNEPWVITWLSANVHSNQIIRFAMKRALSSLIPQIAMIVIGLTGGAVAVELIFSIPGIGRMILGAAKAQDLPMLQGGLLVLLLFSIAVSSMSLFVQQLILGHSLKSGKLISSHSSFRFTQSRAKRVTAFTIFSFLIAIVVWAAFRDPYTSQFARLASPSWQAPLGADGIGRDLLARIGSGMVATFQAGILATFLSLVTGIIMGFNTRFSQGLIEITKGIPYIIAGLLVAGLTGMNPSSALIAIVLVSWAPLAAHCSSLIVEAKAQPYTHLAPLWGTSKLRIFRFYLLPYVLPPLLRHAMLRLPVITLSLTSLSFIGLGAKPPAPEWGLMIAENLPYIERAPLAVMGPIVGLILLGAAINMMFDD, encoded by the coding sequence ATGTTATCTGCTGAGACTCTGCGTCGAACTCTATTTATCTTGACGCCTTGGATATCAAGAATCGCCTCACTGATTGTGGTGGTGATTCTTGTTGGCTTGATGCCTGACATTGCAGGCATCGACCCAAGCCAATCTATTCTGAGGGCTAGAGCGGGGCAACAACACCTGCTTACGCCTGAAGCTTTAGCGGCGGTACGTGCTGATCTTCAGCTTGACCGTTCAGCCATTGAGCGCCTAATCGACTGGGTCGGAAGTGCTTTTTCAGGTGATCTAGGTAAATCATGGATTGATGGTTCCTCAGTTGCATTAGGTATTCAAAAGACAGCGTCGACGTCTCTGTTTCTGATGTCGAGCGCACTTGTGATGACTTTCGTACTGTGTGGTGCAGGCTTACTTGCTACCTTACGCAGTTGGAAGAAGGGCAAACTGGGGCAGAGTTACAGCAGTTTAAGCACCGTATTAATATCCTTGCCAGAGTACGTGGCGGCCTCGGTATTAATACTGGTGTTCTCAATCTGGTTGGGTTGGTTGCCACCGTATGGTTGGCAAGGCTGGCAAGATATCTGGCTACCGAGTTTAGCGCTCGCACTGCCTGCTAGTGGCCTATTTAGCCGCCTACTCAGAGACAGTTTACAACGCGTTTTAAATGAACCTTGGGTGATCACTTGGCTCAGTGCCAACGTTCACTCCAACCAAATTATTCGCTTTGCGATGAAAAGAGCGCTAAGCAGCCTGATCCCACAAATTGCAATGATCGTTATTGGCTTAACGGGCGGTGCGGTCGCGGTTGAGCTTATCTTCTCGATTCCGGGTATCGGACGCATGATTCTTGGTGCTGCTAAGGCGCAAGATTTACCAATGTTGCAAGGCGGCTTATTAGTATTGCTGCTGTTTTCGATTGCCGTGAGCAGCATGAGCTTGTTTGTTCAACAATTGATTCTGGGTCATAGCCTGAAAAGCGGGAAGCTCATCAGTAGCCACTCTTCGTTTCGTTTTACCCAGAGCCGAGCTAAACGTGTCACTGCTTTTACGATTTTCTCATTCCTAATTGCTATCGTAGTTTGGGCTGCATTTCGAGACCCATACACCAGTCAGTTTGCACGCTTAGCATCGCCGAGTTGGCAAGCACCTTTGGGAGCGGATGGCATTGGCCGAGACCTACTGGCGAGAATTGGTTCTGGTATGGTTGCGACCTTCCAAGCCGGTATTTTAGCAACGTTCTTGAGTTTGGTGACAGGCATCATCATGGGTTTCAACACCCGCTTTAGCCAAGGCCTTATCGAGATCACTAAGGGCATTCCTTACATTATTGCAGGCCTGTTGGTTGCGGGCTTAACGGGGATGAATCCGAGCAGTGCATTAATCGCGATTGTATTGGTATCTTGGGCGCCATTAGCGGCGCACTGCTCAAGCTTAATCGTGGAAGCAAAGGCTCAACCTTATACGCATCTCGCGCCATTGTGGGGTACCAGCAAGCTTCGAATATTCCGTTTCTACTTGCTTCCTTATGTATTGCCACCTTTGCTGAGACACGCGATGTTGAGGCTGCCAGTAATCACATTGAGCCTGACCTCGCTAAGCTTCATCGGTTTAGGTGCGAAACCGCCTGCACCGGAATGGGGTTTGATGATTGCAGAAAACTTGCCCTACATTGAACGCGCGCCATTGGCAGTCATGGGACCAATTGTTGGGTTGATTCTGTTAGGCGCGGCTATCAACATGATGTTTGATGATTAA
- a CDS encoding LysR family transcriptional regulator has translation MRADDLILFSQVVELGSFSKVAEQNNLTNSVVSKRIARLEEEIGVQLLYRTTRKLTLTEAGKAMLHSAKNVKQAAQEAMDAVSGFGENVSGHIKMSVPTISGDLILADAVAEFCNMHPGLTVDMSLNNRFVDLVEDGLDLVIRTGYLEDSSLIARHILDSQWVVCASPSYIAKNGKPMLPKELVEHNCLQYAYQTTGASEWQFLHSKDGFTDNDKYIVRVSGSFSTDNATALRKAALGGHGIAYVPRCLVYHDIRNGQLVDIFPDLVGKKLGIYAVYPFTRQPPNKIKLLIEHIRTRYLTISHYF, from the coding sequence ATGCGAGCAGATGATTTGATCCTGTTTTCACAGGTAGTGGAGCTGGGTAGCTTTAGTAAGGTGGCAGAGCAAAATAACCTTACAAATTCGGTAGTTAGTAAGAGAATTGCGCGTTTGGAAGAAGAGATTGGCGTGCAATTGTTATATCGAACAACACGTAAATTAACGCTTACCGAGGCGGGTAAGGCGATGCTACATAGCGCCAAAAATGTGAAGCAGGCGGCTCAAGAGGCTATGGATGCTGTTTCAGGCTTTGGTGAAAATGTCAGTGGCCACATCAAAATGTCAGTGCCTACTATCTCCGGAGATTTGATTCTCGCAGACGCTGTTGCTGAATTTTGTAATATGCACCCAGGTTTAACTGTCGACATGTCTCTTAATAATCGATTTGTTGATTTGGTCGAGGATGGCCTCGACTTGGTGATTCGAACCGGTTATTTGGAAGATTCCAGCCTCATTGCACGTCATATATTGGATTCACAATGGGTGGTGTGTGCTTCCCCATCTTATATAGCAAAAAACGGTAAGCCTATGCTGCCCAAAGAGTTAGTTGAGCACAATTGCTTGCAGTACGCTTACCAAACAACGGGTGCCAGTGAATGGCAATTTTTGCATAGTAAAGACGGTTTCACCGATAACGATAAGTACATCGTGCGTGTCTCGGGCTCTTTCTCGACAGACAACGCGACCGCTTTACGCAAAGCAGCCTTGGGTGGTCACGGTATCGCGTATGTACCGCGTTGTTTGGTGTATCACGATATTCGCAACGGCCAGCTGGTGGATATCTTCCCTGACTTAGTCGGTAAAAAGCTGGGTATTTATGCGGTGTACCCATTTACTCGCCAGCCGCCAAACAAGATTAAGTTATTGATTGAACACATCAGAACTCGCTACCTGACGATTTCACACTATTTTTAA
- a CDS encoding L-lactate permease: MSETLLALLAFSPIVVAAILLVGLNWPAKKAMPVAFALTVAIALLSWDMSGTRVLASVFQGFGITVSVLWIVFGAIFLLNTLKHTGAITTIRNGFTDISADRRVQAIIIAWCFGSFIEGASGFGTPAAIAAPLLVAIGFPALAAVLMGMMIQSTPVSFGAVGTPIIVGVNKGLDTHNIGESLIANGSTWDAYLQQITSSVAIIHACVGVMIPVLMAMMLTRFFGKNKSWTEGLDILPFALFAGAAFTIPYALTGVFLGAEFPSLIGGLVGLAVVVTAAKRGFLVPKSKWDFESEDKWPAEWLGSLKVDLDDTHSNNKQDHKKMSMAMAWAPYVLLAVTLVASRVSPEFKGLLKSVSLSFSNILGETGVSTAIQPLYLPGGILVFVALVAVLIQSRSATPLVKAFGESSKTLIGAGFVLVFTIPMVRIFINSGVNGADLASMPVTTANFAADLVGGAFPALSATVGALGAFIAGSNTVSNMMFSQFQFEVAQTLNISSVVVVSLQAVGAAAGNMIAIHNVVAASATVGLLGREGATLRKTIIPTFYYLVMSGIIGLVVIYGFKMTDVLM, from the coding sequence ATGAGTGAAACTCTACTGGCTCTATTGGCCTTTTCACCAATAGTTGTTGCAGCTATTCTGCTGGTTGGCCTGAATTGGCCTGCGAAAAAAGCGATGCCAGTGGCATTTGCATTGACCGTTGCTATCGCCTTATTAAGTTGGGATATGTCTGGCACTCGCGTGCTGGCTTCCGTATTCCAAGGCTTCGGCATTACGGTGTCGGTTCTCTGGATTGTGTTTGGCGCTATCTTCTTATTAAACACTTTGAAACACACCGGAGCTATCACCACCATTCGCAACGGATTTACTGACATATCAGCAGACCGTCGTGTTCAGGCAATCATCATTGCTTGGTGTTTTGGTTCATTCATTGAGGGCGCATCTGGCTTCGGCACACCGGCTGCCATCGCTGCACCACTATTGGTTGCTATCGGCTTCCCAGCGCTGGCTGCGGTATTGATGGGTATGATGATCCAATCTACACCGGTATCGTTCGGCGCGGTTGGTACACCTATCATCGTTGGTGTGAACAAAGGTTTGGATACGCACAACATCGGTGAAAGCCTGATTGCCAATGGTTCAACATGGGATGCTTACCTACAACAGATCACATCAAGTGTGGCGATCATCCACGCCTGCGTTGGTGTGATGATTCCTGTATTGATGGCGATGATGCTGACCCGTTTCTTCGGCAAGAACAAAAGTTGGACTGAAGGTTTAGATATCCTGCCGTTCGCACTGTTCGCAGGGGCTGCTTTCACCATTCCTTACGCACTCACTGGTGTCTTCCTAGGTGCTGAGTTCCCATCACTAATTGGTGGTTTGGTTGGCCTTGCGGTTGTAGTAACGGCAGCAAAACGTGGCTTCCTTGTTCCAAAGTCAAAGTGGGATTTCGAAAGCGAAGACAAATGGCCAGCTGAATGGCTAGGTTCTTTGAAGGTCGATTTAGACGACACTCATTCAAACAATAAGCAAGATCATAAAAAAATGAGCATGGCGATGGCATGGGCACCTTACGTGCTGCTCGCTGTCACTCTGGTTGCTAGCCGTGTGAGCCCTGAGTTCAAAGGCCTGCTTAAGAGCGTTAGCCTTTCTTTCAGTAACATCCTTGGCGAAACCGGCGTAAGTACAGCGATTCAACCTCTGTATCTACCTGGCGGTATCTTGGTCTTCGTCGCACTGGTTGCGGTTCTAATACAGTCACGCAGCGCAACACCTTTAGTAAAAGCCTTTGGTGAATCAAGTAAAACTCTGATAGGCGCTGGTTTTGTGTTGGTGTTCACTATCCCGATGGTACGTATCTTCATTAACTCTGGCGTGAACGGTGCTGATTTGGCAAGTATGCCAGTAACCACTGCGAATTTCGCGGCTGACTTAGTGGGCGGAGCATTCCCCGCGCTGAGTGCAACAGTTGGTGCTTTAGGTGCATTCATTGCAGGTTCGAACACAGTATCGAACATGATGTTCAGCCAATTTCAGTTCGAAGTCGCGCAAACTCTGAATATATCTAGCGTTGTAGTTGTCTCCCTGCAAGCCGTGGGTGCCGCCGCCGGTAACATGATTGCGATTCACAACGTGGTCGCCGCATCGGCAACGGTTGGTCTACTAGGGCGTGAAGGTGCAACACTGCGTAAAACAATTATCCCAACGTTCTACTACTTAGTAATGAGTGGAATCATCGGCCTCGTAGTTATCTACGGATTCAAAATGACAGACGTGCTTATGTAA
- a CDS encoding prolyl oligopeptidase family serine peptidase: MSYLKEYQYPITNKQIVSDDYFGQIIEDPYRWLEDDRSDETAQWVASQNEVTFDYLAQIPYRDELRERLAKAQDYKKSSQPFVRGDYTYVYKNDGLQNHSILYRQKEGQQEEVFLDPNTFSEDGTTSLGSVSFSKDYSLVAYSISEGGSDWRKIFVIDTETKQQLEAEITDAKFTGISWLGNRGFYYSSYDKPDGSQLSARTEQHKLYFHELGTEQASDKVIFGENNGEQHRYVSGYTTEDDRYLVILGRESTSGNRLFYIDLNSPEQSLNTLIDHVDSDTYLIDNQDETFILYTNLDAANGKVVSFDTHDGKWLEIIPEKPQPLDISTGGGYLFAHYMVDVVSKIEQLDYQGNLVREIHLPGLGTASGLGGKKEQTQLYYTFTNYVTPPTIFSFDVESGSSEIYQRSESPFESDQFESEQVFYTSKDGTQVPMLISYKKGLKLDGNNPTILYAYGGFNVSLTPSFSGTVGSWLELGGVYAVPNLRGGGEYGKAWHKAGTQQQKQNVFDDFIAAAEFLIAENYTSSNKLAIRGGSNGGLLVGACMTQRPELFQVALPAVGVLDMLRYHTFTSGEGWAYDYGTSAQNREMFEYLLGYSPVHNVVRGTDYPATLVTTADHDDRVVPAHSYKFIAELQDKHEGGSPVMIRIDVNAGHGAGMPLSKAIDLTADIYAFTLFNMGVEL, encoded by the coding sequence ATGAGCTATTTAAAAGAGTATCAATATCCAATTACCAACAAACAGATCGTCAGCGATGACTATTTCGGTCAGATCATTGAAGATCCTTATCGCTGGTTAGAAGACGACAGAAGTGACGAAACTGCGCAGTGGGTGGCGAGCCAAAATGAGGTCACGTTCGATTACCTTGCTCAAATCCCGTATCGAGATGAGTTGCGAGAGCGACTGGCGAAAGCGCAAGACTACAAAAAGAGCTCGCAGCCGTTTGTGCGAGGTGATTACACCTATGTCTATAAGAATGATGGCTTGCAAAATCACAGTATTCTTTATCGTCAGAAAGAAGGACAACAAGAAGAGGTTTTCTTAGATCCGAATACCTTTTCGGAAGATGGCACCACATCACTGGGTTCGGTGTCGTTTTCTAAAGACTACAGCTTGGTGGCGTACAGCATTTCTGAGGGCGGTAGCGATTGGCGTAAGATCTTTGTTATTGATACCGAGACTAAACAGCAGCTTGAAGCCGAAATCACCGATGCGAAGTTTACCGGTATTTCTTGGTTGGGGAACCGCGGCTTTTATTACTCTAGCTACGACAAGCCCGACGGCAGCCAGCTTTCTGCACGTACCGAACAGCATAAACTTTACTTCCATGAGTTGGGTACAGAGCAAGCTAGCGACAAAGTGATTTTTGGTGAGAATAACGGCGAGCAGCACCGCTATGTGTCAGGCTACACCACCGAAGATGACCGTTACTTAGTCATTCTAGGGCGAGAGTCGACGTCGGGTAACAGACTGTTCTATATAGATTTGAATTCACCAGAACAATCGCTGAACACGCTGATTGATCATGTGGATAGCGATACGTACCTCATCGATAACCAAGATGAGACCTTCATTCTATATACGAATCTTGATGCGGCTAATGGCAAGGTGGTGAGCTTTGATACTCACGATGGGAAATGGCTCGAAATCATCCCTGAAAAGCCACAGCCATTGGATATCAGCACCGGCGGTGGCTACTTGTTTGCCCACTACATGGTGGATGTGGTGTCTAAGATTGAGCAGTTGGATTACCAAGGTAACCTAGTTCGTGAAATTCATTTGCCTGGGCTGGGAACGGCCAGTGGCTTAGGTGGTAAAAAAGAGCAAACTCAGCTTTATTACACCTTTACCAACTATGTAACGCCGCCAACGATTTTCTCTTTTGATGTTGAATCTGGGAGCTCTGAAATCTACCAACGCTCTGAGTCTCCGTTTGAGTCGGATCAATTTGAGTCTGAACAGGTCTTCTATACCTCAAAGGATGGAACGCAGGTTCCGATGCTTATCTCTTATAAGAAGGGCTTAAAACTAGACGGTAACAACCCAACTATTTTGTACGCCTATGGCGGCTTCAACGTTAGCCTAACGCCTTCTTTCTCGGGCACGGTTGGCAGTTGGTTGGAACTAGGTGGTGTGTATGCGGTGCCTAATTTACGTGGCGGTGGCGAGTATGGAAAGGCGTGGCACAAAGCGGGTACTCAGCAGCAAAAGCAGAATGTGTTTGACGACTTCATTGCGGCTGCGGAGTTCTTAATCGCAGAAAATTACACCAGCAGCAACAAGTTAGCGATTCGCGGCGGTTCTAACGGTGGTTTGCTGGTGGGTGCTTGTATGACACAAAGGCCTGAGCTTTTCCAAGTGGCTCTGCCTGCTGTCGGGGTGCTAGATATGCTGCGTTACCACACATTCACGTCAGGTGAAGGCTGGGCGTACGACTACGGTACATCAGCGCAAAACAGAGAGATGTTCGAATATCTGCTTGGCTATTCTCCGGTTCATAATGTGGTGCGCGGCACGGATTACCCTGCGACATTGGTTACTACAGCTGATCACGATGATCGCGTGGTACCGGCTCACTCTTATAAGTTCATCGCAGAGCTACAAGACAAGCATGAAGGTGGCTCACCTGTGATGATTCGTATCGATGTTAATGCGGGTCACGGTGCCGGAATGCCGCTGAGCAAAGCGATCGATCTCACGGCTGATATCTACGCGTTTACCCTGTTCAATATGGGAGTTGAATTGTGA